A single window of Modestobacter italicus DNA harbors:
- a CDS encoding RecB family exonuclease, whose protein sequence is MTATLTTEQTVDPSPERTTAADTAPRRPSLSPSRAADFKSCPLLYRFRTIDRLPEKKSRAAVRGTLVHAVLERLYDLPPAERTVEAARTLVAPAWSELRAEPGIAELFEPAAGADPAEGAEVAADGGLEAWLESAGQLVETYFRLEDPTRIQPHGREELVEVTLPDGLLLRGFVDRLDVAPTGALRVVDYKTGAVPREAFEAKALFQMKFYALVLWRTRGVVAAQLKLLYLKDGDALTYAPDEAELLRFERTLQAIWAAIERAVATGDFRANKSRLCSWCDHQALCPAFGGTPPPFPADAAAAAGWRTTLPVTPV, encoded by the coding sequence ATGACGGCGACGCTGACCACCGAGCAGACCGTGGACCCCTCCCCGGAGCGGACGACGGCGGCCGACACGGCCCCGCGCCGCCCGTCCCTCTCCCCCTCCCGGGCCGCCGACTTCAAGTCCTGCCCGCTGCTGTACCGGTTCCGCACCATCGACCGGCTGCCGGAGAAGAAGTCGAGGGCCGCGGTCCGCGGGACGCTGGTGCACGCCGTGCTGGAGCGGCTCTACGACCTCCCCCCGGCGGAGCGCACCGTCGAGGCGGCCCGGACGCTGGTCGCGCCGGCCTGGTCGGAGCTGCGCGCCGAGCCGGGCATCGCCGAGCTCTTCGAGCCGGCCGCAGGCGCCGACCCCGCGGAGGGCGCCGAGGTCGCCGCCGACGGCGGGCTGGAGGCGTGGCTGGAGTCGGCCGGGCAGCTGGTGGAGACCTACTTCCGGCTGGAGGACCCGACCCGCATCCAGCCGCACGGCCGGGAGGAGCTGGTCGAGGTGACCCTGCCCGACGGGCTGCTGCTGCGCGGTTTCGTCGACCGGCTGGACGTCGCGCCCACCGGTGCCCTGCGGGTGGTGGACTACAAGACCGGTGCGGTGCCGCGGGAGGCGTTCGAGGCCAAGGCGCTGTTCCAGATGAAGTTCTACGCGCTGGTGCTGTGGCGCACCCGCGGCGTGGTCGCCGCGCAGCTGAAGCTGCTCTACCTCAAGGACGGCGACGCGCTGACCTACGCCCCCGACGAGGCAGAGCTGCTGCGCTTCGAGCGGACCCTGCAAGCGATCTGGGCGGCCATCGAGCGGGCCGTGGCCACCGGTGACTTCCGCGCGAACAAGAGCCGGCTGTGCAGCTGGTGCGACCACCAGGCGCTGTGCCCGGCGTTCGGCGGCACCCCACCGCCGTTCCCGGCCGACGCGGCCGCGGCCGCCGGCTGGCGCACCACCCTCCCGGTCACCCCCGTCTGA
- a CDS encoding endonuclease VII domain-containing protein, translating to METKFCRDCGAHRPVADFSSNKRSRDGLAFYCREHLSARSARSREARRVQPRRYRVTPTDVDVPPGFKWCPDCSRVLPFADFPRSRSHASGIATYCLSCHNLRGKQSREKVGGSRTYHLSRRYGISAQEADLMLAAQGGLCAVCRVAPAVHVDHDHATDAVRELLCFNCNGGLGQFRDDPAVLRAAADYVERHRELQRRNRPRPLARRRPEVTVRAGTPPVGSNRRPPVIRRTGLCSRGRAFLAAREADA from the coding sequence ATGGAGACGAAGTTCTGTCGCGATTGTGGAGCGCACAGGCCGGTCGCTGACTTCAGCAGCAACAAGCGCTCGCGCGACGGGCTGGCGTTCTACTGCCGTGAACACTTGTCGGCACGGAGCGCCAGGAGTCGCGAAGCCAGGCGTGTGCAGCCCCGGCGTTACCGGGTCACTCCGACCGACGTGGACGTGCCGCCGGGTTTCAAGTGGTGCCCTGATTGCTCCCGCGTCCTGCCTTTCGCGGACTTCCCTCGCTCGCGATCCCACGCGTCCGGCATCGCGACCTACTGCTTGTCCTGTCACAACCTGCGCGGAAAGCAGTCTCGGGAGAAGGTCGGCGGTAGCCGGACGTACCACCTCTCGCGGCGGTACGGGATCTCCGCTCAGGAGGCTGACCTCATGCTCGCCGCGCAGGGTGGGTTGTGCGCGGTCTGCCGGGTGGCGCCGGCGGTGCACGTCGACCACGACCACGCTACCGACGCCGTCCGGGAACTGCTCTGCTTCAACTGCAACGGCGGTCTCGGCCAGTTCCGGGACGACCCAGCTGTCCTGCGGGCGGCTGCGGACTACGTCGAGCGGCACCGCGAGCTGCAGCGGCGGAACCGGCCGCGGCCGTTGGCCCGGCGCCGTCCCGAGGTCACGGTGCGGGCCGGGACCCCGCCGGTAGGGTCCAACCGACGTCCGCCGGTGATCCGGCGGACGGGTCTGTGCAGTCGAGGCCGCGCGTTCCTGGCGGCGAGAGAGGCGGATGCGTGA
- the prcB gene encoding proteasome subunit beta, which produces MNEQSTTRSGFTPAYLDRVGSSFTDFLGTTAPDLLPGRRTLPAVSVAELAPHATTIVSVTFDGGVLMGGDRRATMGNLISSRDIEKVYAADSWSVIGIAGAAGIAIEMVRLYQVELEHYEKIEGMTMSLDGKANRLAGMIRGNLGAAMQGLAVVPLFAGYDLDAAEGASPGRIFSYDVTGGNYEERGYASVGSGSLFAKNSLKKTWRPGLSAEAATRALVESLYDAADDDSATGGPDTVRRLYPIVYRVDAEGAVRLTDDEVAAVAEAIVADRSAAEREA; this is translated from the coding sequence GTGAACGAACAGTCGACTACCCGGAGCGGGTTCACCCCCGCCTATCTGGACCGGGTGGGCTCCTCGTTCACCGACTTCCTGGGCACCACCGCCCCCGACCTGCTGCCCGGCCGGCGCACGCTGCCGGCGGTGTCGGTCGCCGAGCTCGCCCCGCACGCGACCACGATCGTCTCGGTGACCTTCGACGGCGGCGTCCTGATGGGCGGTGACCGGCGGGCGACCATGGGCAACCTCATCTCCAGCCGGGACATCGAGAAGGTCTACGCCGCCGACTCCTGGTCGGTCATCGGCATCGCCGGCGCCGCGGGCATCGCGATCGAGATGGTCCGGCTGTACCAGGTCGAGCTCGAGCACTACGAGAAGATCGAGGGGATGACGATGTCCCTCGACGGCAAGGCCAACCGCCTCGCCGGGATGATCCGCGGCAACCTCGGCGCGGCCATGCAGGGCCTGGCCGTCGTCCCGCTCTTCGCCGGCTACGACCTCGACGCCGCCGAGGGCGCCAGTCCCGGCCGGATCTTCAGCTACGACGTCACCGGCGGGAACTACGAGGAGCGCGGCTACGCCTCGGTCGGCTCCGGCTCGCTGTTCGCCAAGAACTCGCTGAAGAAGACGTGGCGCCCGGGGCTGTCCGCCGAGGCCGCCACCCGCGCGCTCGTCGAGTCCCTCTACGACGCCGCCGACGACGACTCCGCCACCGGCGGACCCGACACCGTCCGGCGGCTCTACCCGATCGTGTACCGCGTCGACGCCGAGGGCGCGGTGCGGTTGACCGACGACGAGGTCGCCGCGGTCGCCGAGGCGATCGTCGCCGACCGGTCCGCCGCCGAGCGGGAGGCCTGA
- the dop gene encoding depupylase/deamidase Dop, with amino-acid sequence MSVRRVMGTELEYGISVPGQPGANPTTLSSQVVNAWAVAEAPTPRRPRWDFEEESPLRDARGFDLSPASALDHADLDEDAGMANVILTNGARLYVDHAHPEYSTPEVTTPRDVVLWDKAGEKIMAEAARRAARVPGTQPIQLYKNNTDGKGASYGSHENYLMSRSTPFIDIIRGLIPFFVTRQVFAGAGRVGIGTEGRTQGFQLSQRADFFEVEVGLETTLKRPIINTRDEPHADADKYRRLHVIIGDANLAELSTYLKVGTASLVLAMIEARALTQDLTIEEPVEALQAVSHDPSLTHRVRLRDGRRLTAIEVQQEYLAMARKFVADTGTDDEQTADVLRRWAEVLEELSIDPMRLADRLDWPAKLRLLEGYRQRDGLQWGDARLKLVDLQYSDVRPDKGLYHRLVARGSMQRLLTDEEVTRAMTHPPVDTRAYFRGECLRRYPAQVAAASWDSVVFDVGRENLVRIPTMEPLRGTREHVGALFDSTSSAAELVDTITGG; translated from the coding sequence ATGAGCGTGCGACGGGTCATGGGCACCGAACTCGAGTACGGGATCTCCGTGCCGGGACAGCCGGGTGCGAACCCCACGACGCTGTCGAGCCAGGTGGTGAACGCCTGGGCCGTGGCCGAGGCGCCGACGCCCCGGCGGCCGCGCTGGGACTTCGAGGAGGAGTCGCCGCTGCGCGACGCGCGGGGGTTCGACCTCTCCCCGGCCAGCGCGCTGGACCACGCCGACCTCGACGAGGACGCCGGGATGGCCAACGTCATCCTGACCAACGGCGCCCGGCTGTACGTCGACCACGCGCACCCGGAGTACTCGACGCCGGAGGTGACCACCCCGCGCGACGTCGTGCTCTGGGACAAGGCGGGGGAGAAGATCATGGCCGAGGCGGCCCGCCGCGCGGCCCGGGTCCCCGGCACCCAGCCCATCCAGCTGTACAAGAACAACACCGACGGCAAGGGCGCCTCGTACGGCTCGCACGAGAACTACCTGATGAGCCGCTCGACGCCGTTCATCGACATCATCCGCGGCCTCATCCCGTTCTTCGTCACCCGCCAGGTGTTCGCCGGCGCCGGCCGGGTGGGCATCGGCACGGAGGGGCGCACCCAGGGCTTCCAGCTGTCCCAGCGGGCCGACTTCTTCGAGGTCGAGGTCGGGCTGGAGACGACGCTCAAGCGGCCGATCATCAACACCCGGGACGAGCCGCACGCCGACGCCGACAAGTACCGCCGGCTGCACGTGATCATCGGGGACGCCAACCTCGCCGAGCTGTCCACCTACCTGAAGGTCGGGACGGCGTCGCTGGTGCTGGCGATGATCGAGGCCCGGGCGCTCACCCAGGACCTCACGATCGAGGAGCCGGTCGAGGCGCTGCAGGCGGTCAGCCACGACCCCTCGCTGACCCACCGGGTGCGGCTGCGCGACGGGCGGCGGCTGACCGCCATCGAGGTGCAGCAGGAGTACCTGGCCATGGCCCGGAAGTTCGTGGCCGACACCGGCACCGACGACGAGCAGACCGCCGACGTGCTCCGCCGGTGGGCCGAGGTGCTCGAGGAGCTCAGCATCGACCCGATGCGGCTGGCCGACCGGCTGGACTGGCCGGCGAAGCTGCGGCTGCTGGAGGGGTACCGCCAGCGCGACGGCCTGCAGTGGGGGGACGCGCGGCTCAAGCTCGTCGACCTGCAGTACTCCGACGTGCGGCCGGACAAGGGGCTGTACCACCGGCTGGTCGCCCGCGGGTCGATGCAGCGGCTGCTCACCGACGAGGAGGTCACCCGGGCGATGACCCACCCGCCGGTCGACACCCGGGCCTACTTCCGCGGCGAGTGCCTGCGGCGCTACCCCGCCCAGGTGGCCGCCGCGTCCTGGGACTCGGTCGTGTTCGACGTCGGCCGGGAGAACCTGGTGCGCATCCCGACCATGGAGCCGCTGCGCGGGACCCGCGAGCACGTGGGGGCGCTGTTCGACTCCACGTCCTCGGCGGCCGAGCTCGTGGACACGATCACCGGCGGCTGA
- a CDS encoding tRNA (adenine-N1)-methyltransferase, protein MEWKQQHPADPTPTPGEVLADVPLEPVVVAGEPAPAAAGAEAAEPVEGAFRVGDRVQLTDPKGRHHTVVLTPGKEFHTHRGAISHDELIGAPEGSVVHSTANTGYLALRPLLADFVLSMPRGAQVIYPKDAAQIVGFGDIGPGMRVLEAGAGSGALSCSLLRAVGEHGTLTSYERREDFADVARGNVGAFFGEVPTNWSLRLGDLDQHPAGETVDRVVLDMLEPWAVLPTVAAALRPGGVLIGYVATTTQLSAYVEALRAQGVWTEPYAWETLLRPWHAEGLAVRPEHRMVAHTAFLVTARRLAEGTVAPMRQRRKKLV, encoded by the coding sequence GTGGAGTGGAAGCAGCAGCACCCGGCCGACCCGACCCCGACCCCGGGCGAGGTGCTCGCCGACGTCCCGCTCGAGCCGGTCGTGGTCGCCGGTGAGCCGGCCCCGGCAGCGGCGGGGGCGGAGGCCGCCGAGCCGGTCGAGGGGGCCTTCCGGGTGGGCGACCGGGTGCAGCTGACCGACCCCAAGGGCCGGCACCACACCGTCGTACTGACCCCCGGCAAGGAGTTCCACACCCACCGCGGCGCGATCAGCCACGACGAGCTGATCGGCGCGCCGGAGGGCTCCGTCGTCCACTCGACCGCGAACACCGGGTACCTGGCGCTGCGCCCGCTGCTGGCCGACTTCGTGCTCTCCATGCCCCGCGGGGCGCAGGTCATCTACCCCAAGGACGCCGCCCAGATCGTCGGCTTCGGCGACATCGGCCCCGGCATGCGGGTGCTGGAGGCCGGCGCCGGGTCCGGGGCGCTGAGCTGCTCGCTGCTGCGCGCGGTGGGGGAGCACGGCACGCTGACCAGCTACGAGCGGCGCGAGGACTTCGCCGACGTCGCGCGGGGCAACGTGGGCGCGTTCTTCGGCGAGGTGCCGACCAACTGGTCGCTGCGGCTGGGCGACCTCGACCAGCACCCGGCCGGCGAGACCGTCGACCGCGTCGTCCTGGACATGCTCGAGCCGTGGGCGGTGCTGCCGACCGTCGCCGCGGCGCTGCGGCCCGGCGGGGTCCTGATCGGCTACGTGGCCACGACCACCCAGCTGTCGGCCTACGTGGAGGCGCTCCGCGCGCAGGGCGTGTGGACCGAGCCCTACGCCTGGGAGACGCTGCTGCGCCCCTGGCACGCCGAGGGCCTCGCCGTCCGGCCCGAGCACCGGATGGTCGCCCACACCGCCTTCCTGGTCACCGCCCGCCGGCTGGCCGAGGGGACCGTCGCGCCGATGCGGCAGCGCCGCAAGAAGCTGGTCTGA
- a CDS encoding 2'-5' RNA ligase family protein gives MAEDSALSGLVVLVPEAEPVVGRHRLLLDDNAARGAPAHVTVLFPFAAPSALDEPTLARVARAVGAVPAFDHAFTGTTWFGDDVLWLAPADPAPFRELTDRVSAAFPAHPPFEGRFADVVPHLTVGHRRPRPLLEAAEREVRAELPVRGRATEVALLARDTPDDRWAVRATFPLSRR, from the coding sequence GTGGCCGAGGACTCCGCGCTGTCCGGACTGGTCGTGCTCGTGCCCGAGGCGGAGCCGGTCGTCGGCCGGCACCGGCTGCTGCTGGACGACAACGCCGCGCGCGGCGCCCCGGCCCACGTCACGGTGCTCTTCCCCTTCGCGGCGCCGTCCGCGCTCGACGAGCCGACCCTCGCCCGGGTCGCCCGGGCCGTCGGCGCCGTGCCCGCCTTCGACCACGCGTTCACCGGGACCACCTGGTTCGGCGACGACGTGCTGTGGCTCGCCCCCGCCGACCCCGCGCCGTTCCGCGAGCTCACCGACCGGGTGTCCGCCGCGTTCCCGGCGCACCCGCCCTTCGAGGGTCGGTTCGCCGACGTCGTCCCGCACCTGACCGTGGGCCACCGGCGTCCCCGGCCGCTGCTCGAGGCGGCGGAGCGGGAGGTGCGGGCCGAGCTGCCGGTCCGCGGCCGCGCGACCGAGGTCGCCCTGCTCGCGCGGGACACCCCGGACGACCGCTGGGCGGTCCGGGCGACGTTCCCCCTCAGCCGCCGGTGA
- the arc gene encoding proteasome ATPase, translated as MTVGPDEFRARRERDVASLVSQISYLEEEIGLLRRKVSDSPRQVRALEERLAEAEGRAAFLSERNDKLAGTLREAREQLVMLKEEVERLGQPPSGYGVFLERFEDGSVDVFTGGRKLRVSVSPTIEVEELRHGQEVMLNEAMNVVAARGFERAGDVVMLKELLEPLPGIPRRALVIGHTDEERVVYLADSLEGQPLRSGDSLLLESRSGYVYERIPKSEVEELILEEVPDIDYTDIGGLSRQIEQIRDAVELPFLHADLFREYELRPPKGILLYGPPGCGKTLIAKAVANSLAKKVAEMNGDDDRSQGKSFFLNIKGPELLNKYVGETERHIRLVFQRAREKASEGTPVIVFFDEMDSIFRTRGSGVSSDVESTIVPQLLSEIDGVEGLENVIVIGASNREDMIDPAILRPGRLDVKIKIERPDAEAARDIFSKYLTTTLPIHTDDLAEHGGSREATIAGMIQSTVERMYTETEENRFLEVTYANGDKEVLYFKDFNSGAMLQNIVDRAKKMAIKDRLETGVGGLRVGHLMAACVDEFKENEDLPNTTNPDDWARISGKKGERIVYIRTLISGKGPESGRAIDTATNTGQYL; from the coding sequence ATGACCGTGGGTCCCGACGAGTTCCGAGCGCGACGTGAGCGTGACGTCGCCTCGCTGGTCAGCCAGATCTCCTACCTCGAGGAGGAGATCGGGCTGCTGCGACGCAAGGTGTCCGACAGCCCGCGTCAGGTGCGCGCGCTGGAGGAGCGGCTCGCCGAGGCGGAGGGCCGGGCGGCCTTCCTGTCCGAGCGGAACGACAAGCTGGCCGGCACGCTGCGCGAAGCGCGCGAGCAGCTGGTCATGCTGAAGGAGGAGGTCGAGCGGCTCGGCCAGCCGCCGTCTGGCTACGGCGTCTTCCTGGAGCGGTTCGAGGACGGCTCCGTCGACGTGTTCACCGGCGGCCGCAAGCTGCGGGTCTCGGTGTCCCCGACGATCGAGGTCGAGGAGCTGCGGCACGGGCAGGAGGTCATGCTCAACGAGGCGATGAACGTGGTCGCCGCGCGGGGCTTCGAGCGGGCCGGTGACGTGGTCATGCTCAAGGAGCTGCTCGAGCCGCTGCCGGGCATCCCGCGGCGGGCGCTGGTCATCGGGCACACCGACGAGGAGCGGGTGGTCTACCTCGCCGACTCCCTGGAGGGGCAGCCGCTGCGCAGCGGTGACTCGCTGCTGCTGGAGTCCCGCTCGGGCTACGTCTACGAGCGGATCCCCAAGAGCGAGGTCGAGGAGCTCATCCTCGAGGAGGTCCCCGACATCGACTACACCGACATCGGTGGGCTGTCCCGGCAGATCGAGCAGATCCGCGACGCGGTGGAGCTGCCGTTCCTGCACGCCGACCTGTTCCGCGAGTACGAGCTGCGGCCGCCGAAGGGCATCCTGCTCTACGGGCCGCCCGGGTGCGGCAAGACGCTGATCGCCAAGGCGGTGGCCAACTCGCTGGCCAAGAAGGTCGCCGAGATGAACGGCGACGACGACCGGAGCCAGGGGAAGTCGTTCTTCCTCAACATCAAGGGCCCGGAGCTGCTCAACAAGTACGTCGGTGAGACCGAGCGGCACATCCGCCTGGTGTTCCAGCGGGCCCGGGAGAAGGCCAGCGAGGGCACACCGGTCATCGTGTTCTTCGACGAGATGGACTCCATCTTCCGGACCCGCGGGTCCGGGGTGTCCTCCGACGTGGAGAGCACGATCGTCCCGCAGCTGCTCAGCGAGATCGACGGCGTGGAGGGGCTGGAGAACGTCATCGTCATCGGCGCCTCCAACCGGGAGGACATGATCGACCCGGCCATCCTGCGGCCCGGCCGGCTCGACGTGAAGATCAAGATCGAGCGGCCCGACGCCGAGGCCGCCCGGGACATCTTCAGCAAGTACCTGACGACGACGCTGCCGATCCACACCGACGACCTGGCCGAGCACGGCGGCAGCCGCGAGGCGACGATCGCCGGGATGATCCAGAGCACCGTCGAGCGGATGTACACCGAGACCGAGGAGAACCGCTTCCTGGAGGTCACCTACGCCAACGGTGACAAGGAGGTCCTGTACTTCAAGGACTTCAACTCCGGCGCGATGCTGCAGAACATCGTCGACCGGGCCAAGAAGATGGCGATCAAGGACCGGCTGGAGACCGGCGTCGGGGGCCTGCGGGTCGGGCACCTGATGGCGGCGTGCGTGGACGAGTTCAAGGAGAACGAGGACCTGCCCAACACGACCAACCCCGACGACTGGGCGCGGATCTCGGGCAAGAAGGGCGAGCGGATCGTCTACATCCGCACGCTCATCAGCGGCAAGGGCCCGGAGAGCGGCCGGGCCATCGACACCGCGACCAACACCGGCCAGTACCTGTAA
- a CDS encoding ubiquitin-like protein Pup, with product MATRDTGGQQRATRSREETEEVEASVDTDVSERTKEVTEDVDSLLDEIDGVLEENAEEFVRSYVQKGGQ from the coding sequence ATGGCCACCAGGGACACCGGCGGGCAGCAGCGGGCCACGCGGTCGCGCGAGGAGACCGAGGAGGTCGAGGCGTCGGTCGACACCGACGTCTCCGAGCGCACCAAGGAAGTGACCGAGGACGTCGATTCTCTGCTCGACGAGATCGACGGGGTCCTCGAGGAGAACGCCGAGGAGTTTGTGCGTTCTTACGTACAAAAAGGGGGTCAATGA
- the prcA gene encoding proteasome subunit alpha yields the protein MTMPYYASAEQVMRDRSEYARKGISRGRSVAVLTYADGVLFIAENPSSTLHKVSELYDRIGFAAVGRYSEFESLRVAGIRLADVRGYSYNRRDVTGRVIANAYAQTLGEVFTQQMKPFEVELCVAEVGDTPESDQLYRLTFDGSIVDEPDFVVMGGQADAVTANLRQNFTHGLGLAEALRVGVQALSAVSPATAANGGGHEQLPAEQIEVAVLDRRRPKRAFRRVVGAALAALIADRPAPDEAPPAEAAAGHAPSAPAPGTPPGLGDPAAVDTAGGTEGASAQPSTQDGVGGGTDGDSTTGGR from the coding sequence ATGACCATGCCCTACTACGCCTCCGCCGAGCAGGTCATGCGGGACCGCTCGGAGTACGCCCGCAAGGGCATCTCCCGCGGTCGCAGCGTCGCCGTCCTCACCTACGCCGACGGCGTCCTGTTCATCGCCGAGAACCCCAGCTCCACCCTGCACAAGGTCAGCGAGCTCTACGACCGGATCGGCTTCGCCGCTGTCGGCCGGTACTCGGAGTTCGAGAGCCTGCGGGTCGCCGGCATCCGGCTCGCCGACGTCCGCGGCTACTCCTACAACCGCCGCGACGTCACCGGCCGGGTCATCGCCAACGCCTACGCGCAGACCCTCGGCGAGGTCTTCACCCAGCAGATGAAGCCCTTCGAGGTGGAGCTCTGCGTCGCCGAGGTGGGCGACACCCCGGAGTCCGACCAGCTCTACCGGCTCACCTTCGACGGGTCGATCGTCGACGAGCCGGACTTCGTCGTCATGGGCGGCCAGGCCGACGCGGTCACCGCGAACCTGCGGCAGAACTTCACCCATGGCCTCGGTCTGGCGGAGGCGCTGCGGGTCGGGGTGCAGGCGCTGTCCGCGGTGAGCCCGGCCACGGCGGCCAACGGGGGAGGGCACGAGCAGCTCCCCGCCGAGCAGATCGAGGTCGCCGTCCTCGACCGTCGCCGTCCCAAGCGGGCCTTCCGCCGGGTCGTCGGCGCCGCGCTGGCCGCGCTGATCGCCGACCGGCCGGCCCCCGACGAGGCGCCCCCGGCCGAGGCCGCCGCCGGTCACGCGCCCAGCGCGCCGGCACCCGGCACCCCGCCCGGGCTGGGTGACCCGGCTGCGGTCGACACCGCCGGTGGCACCGAGGGTGCCTCCGCCCAGCCGAGCACCCAGGACGGCGTCGGCGGCGGCACCGACGGCGACAGCACGACCGGCGGCCGGTGA
- the pafA gene encoding Pup--protein ligase, which yields MERRIFGIETEYGVTCTFKGQRRLSPDEVARYLFRRVVSWGRSSNVFLRNGSRLYLDVGSHPEYATAECDDVTELVVHDKAGERILEGLMIDAEQRLNEEGVTGDIYLFKNNTDSAGNSYGCHENYLVGRHGEFSRLADVLIPFLVSRQMVVGAGKVLQTPRGAVYCVSQRAEHIWEGVSSATTRSRPIINTRDEPHADAERYRRLHVIVGDSNMSETTTLLKVTITDLVLRMIEQGVVLRDMTLENPIRAIREISHDMTGRRKVRLANGREMSALEIQQEYHDRAAEFVEREGYGPVHRQMLELWGRTLKAIDGGDLSLIDREIDWAIKYQLIERYRGKRDLPLSSPRVAQMDLAYHDIRRGRGLYYLLENAGQVDRVTHDPAIFEAKNVPPQTTRAKLRGEFIRRAQEKRRDFTVDWVHLKLNDQAQRTVLCKDPFKAVDERVEKLIASM from the coding sequence GTGGAACGACGGATCTTCGGCATCGAGACCGAGTACGGCGTCACGTGCACCTTCAAGGGGCAACGGCGCCTCTCACCTGACGAGGTGGCGCGCTATCTGTTCCGCCGCGTCGTCTCCTGGGGACGCAGTTCCAACGTGTTCCTGCGCAACGGCTCCCGGCTGTACCTCGACGTGGGCAGCCACCCCGAGTACGCGACCGCCGAGTGCGACGACGTCACCGAGCTCGTCGTCCACGACAAGGCGGGGGAGCGGATCCTCGAGGGCCTGATGATCGACGCCGAGCAGCGCCTGAACGAGGAGGGCGTCACCGGCGACATCTACCTGTTCAAGAACAACACCGACTCGGCCGGCAACAGCTACGGCTGCCACGAGAACTACCTGGTCGGCCGGCACGGCGAGTTCAGCCGGCTGGCCGACGTGCTCATCCCGTTCCTGGTCAGCCGGCAGATGGTCGTCGGCGCGGGCAAGGTCCTGCAAACTCCCCGCGGCGCCGTGTACTGCGTCAGCCAGCGTGCCGAGCACATCTGGGAGGGCGTCTCGAGCGCCACGACCCGCTCGCGGCCGATCATCAACACCCGCGACGAGCCGCACGCCGACGCCGAGCGCTACCGGCGGCTGCACGTGATCGTCGGCGACTCCAACATGAGCGAGACGACGACCCTGCTCAAGGTCACCATCACCGACCTGGTGCTGCGGATGATCGAGCAGGGCGTCGTGCTGCGGGACATGACGCTGGAGAACCCGATCCGGGCGATCCGCGAGATCAGCCACGACATGACCGGGCGGCGGAAGGTCCGGCTGGCCAACGGCCGGGAGATGTCAGCGCTGGAGATCCAGCAGGAGTACCACGACCGGGCCGCCGAGTTCGTCGAGCGCGAGGGCTACGGGCCGGTGCACCGGCAGATGCTCGAGCTGTGGGGCCGCACCCTCAAGGCCATCGACGGCGGCGACCTGAGCCTGATCGACCGGGAGATCGACTGGGCGATCAAGTACCAGCTCATCGAGCGGTACCGGGGCAAGCGGGACCTCCCGCTGTCCAGCCCGCGGGTGGCCCAGATGGACCTCGCCTACCACGACATCCGCCGCGGCCGCGGCCTCTACTACCTGCTGGAGAACGCCGGCCAGGTCGACCGGGTGACCCACGACCCGGCCATCTTCGAGGCGAAGAACGTGCCGCCGCAGACCACCCGGGCCAAGCTGCGCGGCGAGTTCATCCGCCGCGCGCAGGAGAAGCGCCGCGACTTCACCGTCGACTGGGTGCACCTCAAGCTCAACGACCAGGCCCAGCGGACCGTGCTCTGCAAGGACCCGTTCAAGGCCGTCGACGAGCGGGTGGAGAAGTTGATCGCCTCGATGTAG